A window from Canis lupus familiaris isolate Mischka breed German Shepherd chromosome 18, alternate assembly UU_Cfam_GSD_1.0, whole genome shotgun sequence encodes these proteins:
- the EML3 gene encoding echinoderm microtubule-associated protein-like 3 isoform X4, translated as MDGAGAPGTSRGIRLIHCLPSSPAAPPGPPPPCSPALVSRGTQTEAEAEREASLGPSGLSNGPPAPQGGSEEPGGTQSEGGGSSSSGTGSPGPPGILRLTQPPQRADTPRRNSSSSSPSERPRQKLSRKAASSANLLLRSGSTESRGGKDPLSSPGGPGSRRSNYNLEGISVKMFLRGRPITMYIPSGIRSLEELPSGPPPETLSLDWVYGYRGRDSRSNLFVLRSGEVVYFIACVVVLYRPEGGPGGPGGGGQRHYRGHTDCVRCLAVHPDGVRVASGQTAGVDKDGKPLQPVVHVWDSETLLKLQEIGLGAFERGVGALAFSVADQGAFLCVVDDSNEHMLSVWDCSRGTKLAEIKSTNDSVLAVGFSPRDSSCIVTSGKSHVHFWNWSGGAGVPGNGTLTRKQGVFGKYKKPKFIPCFVFLPDGDILTGDSEGNILTWGRSLSDSRTPGRGGAKETYGIVAQAHAHEGSIFALCLRRDGTVLSGGGRDRRLVQWGPGLVALQEAEIPEHFGAVRAIAEGPGSQLLVGTTKNALLRGDLAQGFSPVIQGHTDELWGLCTHPFQNRFLTCGHDRQLCLWDGEGHALAWSIDLKETGLCADFHPSGAVVAVGLNTGRWLVLDTETREIVSDVTDGNEQLSVVRYSPDGLYLAIGSHDNMIYIYSVSSDGAKSNRFGRCVGHSSFITHLDWSKDGSFIMSNSGDYEILYWDVVGGCKLLRNRYDSRDREWATYTCVLGFHVYGVWPDGSDGTDINSLCRSHNERVVAVADDFCKVHLFQYPCARAKAPSLVYGGHGSHVTSVRFTHDDSHLISLGGKDASIFQWRVLGAGGAVPAPATPSRTPSLSPASSLDV; from the exons ATGGACGGGGCCGGGGCGCCCG gGACCTCTAGGGGCATCAGGTTGATTCACTGTctccccagcagccctgcagCGCCCCCCGGACCGCCACCCCCATGCAGCCCCGCCTTGGTGAGCCGCGGCACCCAGACCGAAGCAGAGGCGGAGCGGGAGGCATCCCTGGGACCCTCTGGCCTGAGCAATGGGCCCCCGGCCCCACAGGGGGGCAGTGAAGAGCCTGGTGGGACCCAGTCTGAAGGagggggcagcagcagcagtggcacTGGCTCCCCTGGCCCCCCGGGGATCCTCAGGCTAACGCAGCCCCCACAGCGCGCTGACAC GCCGCGGAGAAATTCTTCCTCCTCATCCCCCTCAGAGCGGCCCAGGCAGAAACTGTCCCGGAAGGCCGCCTCCTCAGCCAACCTGTTGTTGCGGTCAGGGAGCACAGAGAG CCGTGGAGGGAAAGACCCCCTCTCCAGCCCCGGGGGTCCTGGGTCTCGGAGGAGCAATTATAATTTGG AAGGCATCTCAGTGAAGATGTTCCTTCGCGGCCGCCCCATTACCATGTACATCCCATCTGGCATCCGCAGCCTTGAGGAGCTGCCCAGCGGCCCACCCCCGGAGACCCTCAGCCTTGACTGGGT TTATGGGTACAGGGGTCGTGACTCCCGCTCTAATCTGTTTGTGCTGCGCTCTGGGGAGGTGGTCTACTTCATCGCCTGCGTGGTGGTGCTGTACCGGCCTGAGGGAGGCCCAGGGGGTCCTGGAGGTGGTGGCCAGAGACATTACCGGGGCCACACGGACTGCGTTCGATG CCTGGCCGTCCACCCCGATGGTGTCCGTGTAGCCTCAGGACAGACAGCTGGGGTGGATAAAGATGGAAAG CCCCTGCAACCTGTGGTTCATGTCTGGGACTCTGAGACACTGCTGAAGCTGCAGGAGATTGGACTGGGGGCCTTCGAGCGGGGTGTAGGAGCCCTGGCCTTTTCAGTGGCG GATCAGGGTGCTTTTCTTTGTGTGGTGGATGATTCCAATGAGCACATGCTGTCAGTGTGGGACTGCAGCCGGGGCACAAAGCTGGCTGAGATTAAG AGTACAAATGACTCAGTCTTGGCCGTTGGCTTCAGCCCTCGTGACAGCAGCTGTATTGTCACCAGCGGGAAATCCCACGTCCACTTCTGGAACTGGAGTGGAGGAGCAGGGGTCCCTGGAAACGGGACCCTCACCCGGAAACAGGGCGTCTTTGGG AAATATAAGAAACCCAAGTTTATCCCTTGCTTTGTGTTCCTCCCGGATGGAGACATTCTCACTGGGGATTCAGAGGGGAACATTCTCACCTGGGGACGGAGCCTCtcagattccaggaccccaggcaggggtggggccaAAG AGACCTACGGGATTGTGGCACAGGCTCACGCTCACGAAGGTTCCATCTTTGCCCTGTGTCTCCGGCGGGATGGGACTGTGCTGAGTGGTGGTGGCCGGGACCGCCGGCTGGTGCAGTGGGGGCCGGGGTTGGTGGCCCTCCAGGAGGCTGAG ATTCCTGAACACTTTGGAGCGGTGCGGGCCATTGCTGAGGGCCCGGGCTCTCAACTGCTGGTGGGAACCACAAAGAATGCACTGCTGAGGGGAGATCTGGCTCAGGGCTTCTCCCCTGTCATCCAG GGCCACACGGATGAGCTCTGGGGGCTCTGCACGCATCCCTTCCAGAACCGTTTCCTCACCTGTGGCCACGACCGGCAGCTCTGCCTGTGGGATGGGGAGGGCCATGCGCTGGCCTGGAGCATTGACCTCAAG gAGACGGGTCTCTGTGCTGACTTCCACCCCAGTGGGGCAGTTGTAGCTGTGGGACTGAACACAGGGAG GTGGCTGGTTTTGGACACAGAGACCAGAGAGATTGTGTCTGACGTCACTGATGGCAATGAGCAGCTCTCAGTGGTCCGGTACAGCCCAG ATGGGTTGTACCTGGCCATCGGTTCCCATGACAACATGATCTACATCTATAGTGTTTCCAGCGATGGTGCCAAGTCCAACCGCTTTGGCCGCTGTGTG GGTCACTCCAGCTTCATCACTCACCTTGATTGGTCTAAGGATGGGAGTTTCATCATGTCCAATTCTGGGGACTATGAGATCCTTTACT GGGACGTAGTTGGAGGCTGCAAGCTGCTGAGGAATCGCTATGACAGCCGAGACCGGGAGTGGGCCACCTACACCTGCGTGCTGGGCTTCCATGTCTATG GCGTGTGGCCCGACGGCTCGGATGGCACCGACATCAACTCCCTGTGCCGCTCCCACAACGAGCGCGTGGTGGCCGTGGCCGACGACTTCTGCAAAGTGCACCTGTTCCAGTACCCGTGCGCGCGCGCCAAG GCGCCCAGCCTCGTGTACGGCGGCCACGGCAGCCACGTGACCAGCGTCCGGTTCACGCACGACGACTCGCACCTCATCTCGCTGGGCGGCAAGGACGCCAGCATCTTCCAGTGGCGAGTGCTGGGCGCCGGGGGCGCGGTGCCAGCGCCCGCCACGCCCTCGCGAACCCCCTCGCTGTCCCCGGCCTCCTCTCTCGACGTCTGA
- the EML3 gene encoding echinoderm microtubule-associated protein-like 3 isoform X1, translating to MDGAGAPGEGPAQEALQSLSRRLQVQEKEMELVKAALAEALRLLRLQAPPNSLQDSGAVAATRDSSPAAPPGPPPPCSPALVSRGTQTEAEAEREASLGPSGLSNGPPAPQGGSEEPGGTQSEGGGSSSSGTGSPGPPGILRLTQPPQRADTPRRNSSSSSPSERPRQKLSRKAASSANLLLRSGSTESRGGKDPLSSPGGPGSRRSNYNLEGISVKMFLRGRPITMYIPSGIRSLEELPSGPPPETLSLDWVYGYRGRDSRSNLFVLRSGEVVYFIACVVVLYRPEGGPGGPGGGGQRHYRGHTDCVRCLAVHPDGVRVASGQTAGVDKDGKPLQPVVHVWDSETLLKLQEIGLGAFERGVGALAFSVADQGAFLCVVDDSNEHMLSVWDCSRGTKLAEIKSTNDSVLAVGFSPRDSSCIVTSGKSHVHFWNWSGGAGVPGNGTLTRKQGVFGKYKKPKFIPCFVFLPDGDILTGDSEGNILTWGRSLSDSRTPGRGGAKETYGIVAQAHAHEGSIFALCLRRDGTVLSGGGRDRRLVQWGPGLVALQEAEIPEHFGAVRAIAEGPGSQLLVGTTKNALLRGDLAQGFSPVIQGHTDELWGLCTHPFQNRFLTCGHDRQLCLWDGEGHALAWSIDLKETGLCADFHPSGAVVAVGLNTGRWLVLDTETREIVSDVTDGNEQLSVVRYSPDGLYLAIGSHDNMIYIYSVSSDGAKSNRFGRCVGHSSFITHLDWSKDGSFIMSNSGDYEILYWDVVGGCKLLRNRYDSRDREWATYTCVLGFHVYGVWPDGSDGTDINSLCRSHNERVVAVADDFCKVHLFQYPCARAKAPSLVYGGHGSHVTSVRFTHDDSHLISLGGKDASIFQWRVLGAGGAVPAPATPSRTPSLSPASSLDV from the exons ATGGACGGGGCCGGGGCGCCCG GTGAGGGCCCTGCTCAGGAGGCCCTGCAGTCCTTGAGTCGGCGGCTTCAGGTGCAGGAGAAGGAGATGGAGCTGGTAAAGGCAGCCCTGGCCGAAGCTCTCCGCCTGCTGCGGCTGCAGGCGCCCCCCAACTCCCTGCAGGACTCTGGCGCCGTAGCTGCCACAAGGGACAG cagccctgcagCGCCCCCCGGACCGCCACCCCCATGCAGCCCCGCCTTGGTGAGCCGCGGCACCCAGACCGAAGCAGAGGCGGAGCGGGAGGCATCCCTGGGACCCTCTGGCCTGAGCAATGGGCCCCCGGCCCCACAGGGGGGCAGTGAAGAGCCTGGTGGGACCCAGTCTGAAGGagggggcagcagcagcagtggcacTGGCTCCCCTGGCCCCCCGGGGATCCTCAGGCTAACGCAGCCCCCACAGCGCGCTGACAC GCCGCGGAGAAATTCTTCCTCCTCATCCCCCTCAGAGCGGCCCAGGCAGAAACTGTCCCGGAAGGCCGCCTCCTCAGCCAACCTGTTGTTGCGGTCAGGGAGCACAGAGAG CCGTGGAGGGAAAGACCCCCTCTCCAGCCCCGGGGGTCCTGGGTCTCGGAGGAGCAATTATAATTTGG AAGGCATCTCAGTGAAGATGTTCCTTCGCGGCCGCCCCATTACCATGTACATCCCATCTGGCATCCGCAGCCTTGAGGAGCTGCCCAGCGGCCCACCCCCGGAGACCCTCAGCCTTGACTGGGT TTATGGGTACAGGGGTCGTGACTCCCGCTCTAATCTGTTTGTGCTGCGCTCTGGGGAGGTGGTCTACTTCATCGCCTGCGTGGTGGTGCTGTACCGGCCTGAGGGAGGCCCAGGGGGTCCTGGAGGTGGTGGCCAGAGACATTACCGGGGCCACACGGACTGCGTTCGATG CCTGGCCGTCCACCCCGATGGTGTCCGTGTAGCCTCAGGACAGACAGCTGGGGTGGATAAAGATGGAAAG CCCCTGCAACCTGTGGTTCATGTCTGGGACTCTGAGACACTGCTGAAGCTGCAGGAGATTGGACTGGGGGCCTTCGAGCGGGGTGTAGGAGCCCTGGCCTTTTCAGTGGCG GATCAGGGTGCTTTTCTTTGTGTGGTGGATGATTCCAATGAGCACATGCTGTCAGTGTGGGACTGCAGCCGGGGCACAAAGCTGGCTGAGATTAAG AGTACAAATGACTCAGTCTTGGCCGTTGGCTTCAGCCCTCGTGACAGCAGCTGTATTGTCACCAGCGGGAAATCCCACGTCCACTTCTGGAACTGGAGTGGAGGAGCAGGGGTCCCTGGAAACGGGACCCTCACCCGGAAACAGGGCGTCTTTGGG AAATATAAGAAACCCAAGTTTATCCCTTGCTTTGTGTTCCTCCCGGATGGAGACATTCTCACTGGGGATTCAGAGGGGAACATTCTCACCTGGGGACGGAGCCTCtcagattccaggaccccaggcaggggtggggccaAAG AGACCTACGGGATTGTGGCACAGGCTCACGCTCACGAAGGTTCCATCTTTGCCCTGTGTCTCCGGCGGGATGGGACTGTGCTGAGTGGTGGTGGCCGGGACCGCCGGCTGGTGCAGTGGGGGCCGGGGTTGGTGGCCCTCCAGGAGGCTGAG ATTCCTGAACACTTTGGAGCGGTGCGGGCCATTGCTGAGGGCCCGGGCTCTCAACTGCTGGTGGGAACCACAAAGAATGCACTGCTGAGGGGAGATCTGGCTCAGGGCTTCTCCCCTGTCATCCAG GGCCACACGGATGAGCTCTGGGGGCTCTGCACGCATCCCTTCCAGAACCGTTTCCTCACCTGTGGCCACGACCGGCAGCTCTGCCTGTGGGATGGGGAGGGCCATGCGCTGGCCTGGAGCATTGACCTCAAG gAGACGGGTCTCTGTGCTGACTTCCACCCCAGTGGGGCAGTTGTAGCTGTGGGACTGAACACAGGGAG GTGGCTGGTTTTGGACACAGAGACCAGAGAGATTGTGTCTGACGTCACTGATGGCAATGAGCAGCTCTCAGTGGTCCGGTACAGCCCAG ATGGGTTGTACCTGGCCATCGGTTCCCATGACAACATGATCTACATCTATAGTGTTTCCAGCGATGGTGCCAAGTCCAACCGCTTTGGCCGCTGTGTG GGTCACTCCAGCTTCATCACTCACCTTGATTGGTCTAAGGATGGGAGTTTCATCATGTCCAATTCTGGGGACTATGAGATCCTTTACT GGGACGTAGTTGGAGGCTGCAAGCTGCTGAGGAATCGCTATGACAGCCGAGACCGGGAGTGGGCCACCTACACCTGCGTGCTGGGCTTCCATGTCTATG GCGTGTGGCCCGACGGCTCGGATGGCACCGACATCAACTCCCTGTGCCGCTCCCACAACGAGCGCGTGGTGGCCGTGGCCGACGACTTCTGCAAAGTGCACCTGTTCCAGTACCCGTGCGCGCGCGCCAAG GCGCCCAGCCTCGTGTACGGCGGCCACGGCAGCCACGTGACCAGCGTCCGGTTCACGCACGACGACTCGCACCTCATCTCGCTGGGCGGCAAGGACGCCAGCATCTTCCAGTGGCGAGTGCTGGGCGCCGGGGGCGCGGTGCCAGCGCCCGCCACGCCCTCGCGAACCCCCTCGCTGTCCCCGGCCTCCTCTCTCGACGTCTGA
- the EML3 gene encoding echinoderm microtubule-associated protein-like 3 isoform X2, translating into MDGAGAPGEGPAQEALQSLSRRLQVQEKEMELVKAALAEALRLLRLQAPPNSLQDSGAVAATRDSPAAPPGPPPPCSPALVSRGTQTEAEAEREASLGPSGLSNGPPAPQGGSEEPGGTQSEGGGSSSSGTGSPGPPGILRLTQPPQRADTPRRNSSSSSPSERPRQKLSRKAASSANLLLRSGSTESRGGKDPLSSPGGPGSRRSNYNLEGISVKMFLRGRPITMYIPSGIRSLEELPSGPPPETLSLDWVYGYRGRDSRSNLFVLRSGEVVYFIACVVVLYRPEGGPGGPGGGGQRHYRGHTDCVRCLAVHPDGVRVASGQTAGVDKDGKPLQPVVHVWDSETLLKLQEIGLGAFERGVGALAFSVADQGAFLCVVDDSNEHMLSVWDCSRGTKLAEIKSTNDSVLAVGFSPRDSSCIVTSGKSHVHFWNWSGGAGVPGNGTLTRKQGVFGKYKKPKFIPCFVFLPDGDILTGDSEGNILTWGRSLSDSRTPGRGGAKETYGIVAQAHAHEGSIFALCLRRDGTVLSGGGRDRRLVQWGPGLVALQEAEIPEHFGAVRAIAEGPGSQLLVGTTKNALLRGDLAQGFSPVIQGHTDELWGLCTHPFQNRFLTCGHDRQLCLWDGEGHALAWSIDLKETGLCADFHPSGAVVAVGLNTGRWLVLDTETREIVSDVTDGNEQLSVVRYSPDGLYLAIGSHDNMIYIYSVSSDGAKSNRFGRCVGHSSFITHLDWSKDGSFIMSNSGDYEILYWDVVGGCKLLRNRYDSRDREWATYTCVLGFHVYGVWPDGSDGTDINSLCRSHNERVVAVADDFCKVHLFQYPCARAKAPSLVYGGHGSHVTSVRFTHDDSHLISLGGKDASIFQWRVLGAGGAVPAPATPSRTPSLSPASSLDV; encoded by the exons ATGGACGGGGCCGGGGCGCCCG GTGAGGGCCCTGCTCAGGAGGCCCTGCAGTCCTTGAGTCGGCGGCTTCAGGTGCAGGAGAAGGAGATGGAGCTGGTAAAGGCAGCCCTGGCCGAAGCTCTCCGCCTGCTGCGGCTGCAGGCGCCCCCCAACTCCCTGCAGGACTCTGGCGCCGTAGCTGCCACAAGGGACAG ccctgcagCGCCCCCCGGACCGCCACCCCCATGCAGCCCCGCCTTGGTGAGCCGCGGCACCCAGACCGAAGCAGAGGCGGAGCGGGAGGCATCCCTGGGACCCTCTGGCCTGAGCAATGGGCCCCCGGCCCCACAGGGGGGCAGTGAAGAGCCTGGTGGGACCCAGTCTGAAGGagggggcagcagcagcagtggcacTGGCTCCCCTGGCCCCCCGGGGATCCTCAGGCTAACGCAGCCCCCACAGCGCGCTGACAC GCCGCGGAGAAATTCTTCCTCCTCATCCCCCTCAGAGCGGCCCAGGCAGAAACTGTCCCGGAAGGCCGCCTCCTCAGCCAACCTGTTGTTGCGGTCAGGGAGCACAGAGAG CCGTGGAGGGAAAGACCCCCTCTCCAGCCCCGGGGGTCCTGGGTCTCGGAGGAGCAATTATAATTTGG AAGGCATCTCAGTGAAGATGTTCCTTCGCGGCCGCCCCATTACCATGTACATCCCATCTGGCATCCGCAGCCTTGAGGAGCTGCCCAGCGGCCCACCCCCGGAGACCCTCAGCCTTGACTGGGT TTATGGGTACAGGGGTCGTGACTCCCGCTCTAATCTGTTTGTGCTGCGCTCTGGGGAGGTGGTCTACTTCATCGCCTGCGTGGTGGTGCTGTACCGGCCTGAGGGAGGCCCAGGGGGTCCTGGAGGTGGTGGCCAGAGACATTACCGGGGCCACACGGACTGCGTTCGATG CCTGGCCGTCCACCCCGATGGTGTCCGTGTAGCCTCAGGACAGACAGCTGGGGTGGATAAAGATGGAAAG CCCCTGCAACCTGTGGTTCATGTCTGGGACTCTGAGACACTGCTGAAGCTGCAGGAGATTGGACTGGGGGCCTTCGAGCGGGGTGTAGGAGCCCTGGCCTTTTCAGTGGCG GATCAGGGTGCTTTTCTTTGTGTGGTGGATGATTCCAATGAGCACATGCTGTCAGTGTGGGACTGCAGCCGGGGCACAAAGCTGGCTGAGATTAAG AGTACAAATGACTCAGTCTTGGCCGTTGGCTTCAGCCCTCGTGACAGCAGCTGTATTGTCACCAGCGGGAAATCCCACGTCCACTTCTGGAACTGGAGTGGAGGAGCAGGGGTCCCTGGAAACGGGACCCTCACCCGGAAACAGGGCGTCTTTGGG AAATATAAGAAACCCAAGTTTATCCCTTGCTTTGTGTTCCTCCCGGATGGAGACATTCTCACTGGGGATTCAGAGGGGAACATTCTCACCTGGGGACGGAGCCTCtcagattccaggaccccaggcaggggtggggccaAAG AGACCTACGGGATTGTGGCACAGGCTCACGCTCACGAAGGTTCCATCTTTGCCCTGTGTCTCCGGCGGGATGGGACTGTGCTGAGTGGTGGTGGCCGGGACCGCCGGCTGGTGCAGTGGGGGCCGGGGTTGGTGGCCCTCCAGGAGGCTGAG ATTCCTGAACACTTTGGAGCGGTGCGGGCCATTGCTGAGGGCCCGGGCTCTCAACTGCTGGTGGGAACCACAAAGAATGCACTGCTGAGGGGAGATCTGGCTCAGGGCTTCTCCCCTGTCATCCAG GGCCACACGGATGAGCTCTGGGGGCTCTGCACGCATCCCTTCCAGAACCGTTTCCTCACCTGTGGCCACGACCGGCAGCTCTGCCTGTGGGATGGGGAGGGCCATGCGCTGGCCTGGAGCATTGACCTCAAG gAGACGGGTCTCTGTGCTGACTTCCACCCCAGTGGGGCAGTTGTAGCTGTGGGACTGAACACAGGGAG GTGGCTGGTTTTGGACACAGAGACCAGAGAGATTGTGTCTGACGTCACTGATGGCAATGAGCAGCTCTCAGTGGTCCGGTACAGCCCAG ATGGGTTGTACCTGGCCATCGGTTCCCATGACAACATGATCTACATCTATAGTGTTTCCAGCGATGGTGCCAAGTCCAACCGCTTTGGCCGCTGTGTG GGTCACTCCAGCTTCATCACTCACCTTGATTGGTCTAAGGATGGGAGTTTCATCATGTCCAATTCTGGGGACTATGAGATCCTTTACT GGGACGTAGTTGGAGGCTGCAAGCTGCTGAGGAATCGCTATGACAGCCGAGACCGGGAGTGGGCCACCTACACCTGCGTGCTGGGCTTCCATGTCTATG GCGTGTGGCCCGACGGCTCGGATGGCACCGACATCAACTCCCTGTGCCGCTCCCACAACGAGCGCGTGGTGGCCGTGGCCGACGACTTCTGCAAAGTGCACCTGTTCCAGTACCCGTGCGCGCGCGCCAAG GCGCCCAGCCTCGTGTACGGCGGCCACGGCAGCCACGTGACCAGCGTCCGGTTCACGCACGACGACTCGCACCTCATCTCGCTGGGCGGCAAGGACGCCAGCATCTTCCAGTGGCGAGTGCTGGGCGCCGGGGGCGCGGTGCCAGCGCCCGCCACGCCCTCGCGAACCCCCTCGCTGTCCCCGGCCTCCTCTCTCGACGTCTGA
- the EML3 gene encoding echinoderm microtubule-associated protein-like 3 isoform X6 → MDGAGAPGEGPAQEALQSLSRRLQVQEKEMELVKAALAEALRLLRLQAPPNSLQDSGAVAATRDSPAAPPGPPPPCSPALVSRGTQTEAEAEREASLGPSGLSNGPPAPQGGSEEPGGTQSEGGGSSSSGTGSPGPPGILRLTQPPQRADTPRRNSSSSSPSERPRQKLSRKAASSANLLLRSGSTESRGGKDPLSSPGGPGSRRSNYNLEGISVKMFLRGRPITMYIPSGIRSLEELPSGPPPETLSLDWVYGYRGRDSRSNLFVLRSGEVVYFIACVVVLYRPEGGPGGPGGGGQRHYRGHTDCVRCLAVHPDGVRVASGQTAGVDKDGKPLQPVVHVWDSETLLKLQEIGLGAFERGVGALAFSVADQGAFLCVVDDSNEHMLSVWDCSRGTKLAEIKSTNDSVLAVGFSPRDSSCIVTSGKSHVHFWNWSGGAGVPGNGTLTRKQGVFGKYKKPKFIPCFVFLPDGDILTGDSEGNILTWGRSLSDSRTPGRGGAKETYGIVAQAHAHEGSIFALCLRRDGTVLSGGGRDRRLVQWGPGLVALQEAEIPEHFGAVRAIAEGPGSQLLVGTTKNALLRGDLAQGFSPVIQGHTDELWGLCTHPFQNRFLTCGHDRQLCLWDGEGHALAWSIDLKETGLCADFHPSGAVVAVGLNTGRWLVLDTETREIVSDVTDGNEQLSVVRYSPDGLYLAIGSHDNMIYIYSVSSDGAKSNRFGRCVGHSSFITHLDWSKDGSFIMSNSGDYEILYWDVVGGCKLLRNRYDSRDREWATYTCVLGFHVYVPVRARQGAQPRVRRPRQPRDQRPVHARRLAPHLAGRQGRQHLPVASAGRRGRGASARHALANPLAVPGLLSRRLTAAGGHSPARGPAPPHPQPPGPGAHLSWTPRHSWSRVSLEGASGTPRAHCRDPLAEPGSPSLGPDSRRLLRGNKPEAKSPLSPFVGRGWVPPEPWGVAMKKKRSLDRVGERRPLMQTIGKAACK, encoded by the exons ATGGACGGGGCCGGGGCGCCCG GTGAGGGCCCTGCTCAGGAGGCCCTGCAGTCCTTGAGTCGGCGGCTTCAGGTGCAGGAGAAGGAGATGGAGCTGGTAAAGGCAGCCCTGGCCGAAGCTCTCCGCCTGCTGCGGCTGCAGGCGCCCCCCAACTCCCTGCAGGACTCTGGCGCCGTAGCTGCCACAAGGGACAG ccctgcagCGCCCCCCGGACCGCCACCCCCATGCAGCCCCGCCTTGGTGAGCCGCGGCACCCAGACCGAAGCAGAGGCGGAGCGGGAGGCATCCCTGGGACCCTCTGGCCTGAGCAATGGGCCCCCGGCCCCACAGGGGGGCAGTGAAGAGCCTGGTGGGACCCAGTCTGAAGGagggggcagcagcagcagtggcacTGGCTCCCCTGGCCCCCCGGGGATCCTCAGGCTAACGCAGCCCCCACAGCGCGCTGACAC GCCGCGGAGAAATTCTTCCTCCTCATCCCCCTCAGAGCGGCCCAGGCAGAAACTGTCCCGGAAGGCCGCCTCCTCAGCCAACCTGTTGTTGCGGTCAGGGAGCACAGAGAG CCGTGGAGGGAAAGACCCCCTCTCCAGCCCCGGGGGTCCTGGGTCTCGGAGGAGCAATTATAATTTGG AAGGCATCTCAGTGAAGATGTTCCTTCGCGGCCGCCCCATTACCATGTACATCCCATCTGGCATCCGCAGCCTTGAGGAGCTGCCCAGCGGCCCACCCCCGGAGACCCTCAGCCTTGACTGGGT TTATGGGTACAGGGGTCGTGACTCCCGCTCTAATCTGTTTGTGCTGCGCTCTGGGGAGGTGGTCTACTTCATCGCCTGCGTGGTGGTGCTGTACCGGCCTGAGGGAGGCCCAGGGGGTCCTGGAGGTGGTGGCCAGAGACATTACCGGGGCCACACGGACTGCGTTCGATG CCTGGCCGTCCACCCCGATGGTGTCCGTGTAGCCTCAGGACAGACAGCTGGGGTGGATAAAGATGGAAAG CCCCTGCAACCTGTGGTTCATGTCTGGGACTCTGAGACACTGCTGAAGCTGCAGGAGATTGGACTGGGGGCCTTCGAGCGGGGTGTAGGAGCCCTGGCCTTTTCAGTGGCG GATCAGGGTGCTTTTCTTTGTGTGGTGGATGATTCCAATGAGCACATGCTGTCAGTGTGGGACTGCAGCCGGGGCACAAAGCTGGCTGAGATTAAG AGTACAAATGACTCAGTCTTGGCCGTTGGCTTCAGCCCTCGTGACAGCAGCTGTATTGTCACCAGCGGGAAATCCCACGTCCACTTCTGGAACTGGAGTGGAGGAGCAGGGGTCCCTGGAAACGGGACCCTCACCCGGAAACAGGGCGTCTTTGGG AAATATAAGAAACCCAAGTTTATCCCTTGCTTTGTGTTCCTCCCGGATGGAGACATTCTCACTGGGGATTCAGAGGGGAACATTCTCACCTGGGGACGGAGCCTCtcagattccaggaccccaggcaggggtggggccaAAG AGACCTACGGGATTGTGGCACAGGCTCACGCTCACGAAGGTTCCATCTTTGCCCTGTGTCTCCGGCGGGATGGGACTGTGCTGAGTGGTGGTGGCCGGGACCGCCGGCTGGTGCAGTGGGGGCCGGGGTTGGTGGCCCTCCAGGAGGCTGAG ATTCCTGAACACTTTGGAGCGGTGCGGGCCATTGCTGAGGGCCCGGGCTCTCAACTGCTGGTGGGAACCACAAAGAATGCACTGCTGAGGGGAGATCTGGCTCAGGGCTTCTCCCCTGTCATCCAG GGCCACACGGATGAGCTCTGGGGGCTCTGCACGCATCCCTTCCAGAACCGTTTCCTCACCTGTGGCCACGACCGGCAGCTCTGCCTGTGGGATGGGGAGGGCCATGCGCTGGCCTGGAGCATTGACCTCAAG gAGACGGGTCTCTGTGCTGACTTCCACCCCAGTGGGGCAGTTGTAGCTGTGGGACTGAACACAGGGAG GTGGCTGGTTTTGGACACAGAGACCAGAGAGATTGTGTCTGACGTCACTGATGGCAATGAGCAGCTCTCAGTGGTCCGGTACAGCCCAG ATGGGTTGTACCTGGCCATCGGTTCCCATGACAACATGATCTACATCTATAGTGTTTCCAGCGATGGTGCCAAGTCCAACCGCTTTGGCCGCTGTGTG GGTCACTCCAGCTTCATCACTCACCTTGATTGGTCTAAGGATGGGAGTTTCATCATGTCCAATTCTGGGGACTATGAGATCCTTTACT GGGACGTAGTTGGAGGCTGCAAGCTGCTGAGGAATCGCTATGACAGCCGAGACCGGGAGTGGGCCACCTACACCTGCGTGCTGGGCTTCCATGTCTATG TACCCGTGCGCGCGCGCCAAG GCGCCCAGCCTCGTGTACGGCGGCCACGGCAGCCACGTGACCAGCGTCCGGTTCACGCACGACGACTCGCACCTCATCTCGCTGGGCGGCAAGGACGCCAGCATCTTCCAGTGGCGAGTGCTGGGCGCCGGGGGCGCGGTGCCAGCGCCCGCCACGCCCTCGCGAACCCCCTCGCTGTCCCCGGCCTCCTCTCTCGACGTCTGACCGCTGCGGGAGGGCACTCACCGGCCCGCGGCCCGGCTCCGCCCCATCCGCAgcccccggggccgggggcccACCTTTCCTGGACTCCGAGACATTCCTGGTCGCGCGTTTCCCTGGAGGGGGCGAGTGGCACCCCCCGCGCACACTGTAGAGACCCGCTGGCCGAGCCGGgcagccccagcctgggccccGACTCCCGCCGCCTGCTGAGGGGCAATAAACCAGAAGCAAAGTCGCCTCTCAGTCCTTTTGTGGGGCGCGGCTGGGTGCCTCCGGAGCCCTGGGGGGTGGCGATGAAGAAAAAGAGGAGTTTGGACCGAGTCGGGGAGCGTAGGCCGCTCATGCAAACGATAGGCAAAGCCGCTTGCAAATGA